TCATGTACTACGGCTCGGACGATTCTTGGAACCATCGAGACACGCATATGTTCAACACATTGCAACGACTCCTTGACCGCTCTGGACCGGACAGCAAAGCGATTGTATGGGAACACAATTCCCATTTGGGAAACGCGGCCGCCACTCAATTCGGGAAACATGGTCAGTTGAACGTCGGCCAACTTTGTCGCGAAACATATGGAGAGGCAGTCTACGCCATTGGGCAAGGAACCGATCATGGAACAGTTGCAGCAGCTTCGTCCTGGGAGGCTCCGATGGAGATCAAACAGGTCCGACCATCGCATCCGGATAGCTATGAACGGTTGATGCACCTCTCCGAAATAGACGCCTTCTTCCTGCCTCTGACAAAATCGAAGAACCCTCAGCTGACAACCGCTTTGGCCAACAGACGTTTGGAACGGGCGATTGGAGTGATTTATCGTCCTGAAACGGAACGTCACAGCCATTATTTTGATGCCTCTCTGCCGCATCAGTTTGACGAATGGATCTGGTTTGATGAGACCTCTGCGGTTCAGCCCTTGACGACTCAACAAAGCAAGGAACATGAACCACCGCACCCGTTTGCGATCATTGATCGCTGAGCATTCCGACTTGATTGGTCATTTTGATTATGTCGATCGCACTTACACAAGAATTGATGGATGAATTCGCGGTCGCAACCGGACTCACGGGAACCGCCTCGCCCCGACGTTATCTCTGGACTGATGCTTTTGCTCTCTGCAACTACTTCGGACTGTATCGCCGGACGAAGAATGAACACTATCTGAAGCTGGCTAGGGAACTCATCCAGCAGGTACACCACATTCTCGGTCGTCATCGTCCTGACAGTCCTCGTCAGGGCTGGATCAGTGGATTGAGGGATGAGGAGGGAGAGAAACATCCCACCCGGGGGGGATTGCGCATTGGTAAAAAACTGAATGAGCGCTCTCAACACGAGCCTTTGGATTCTCAGTTGGAATGGGATCGTGATGGTCAGTATTTTCATTACCTGACCAAGTGGATGCATGCTCTGAACCGCGCACATCAGGAAACTGGCGATAAACAATACCTAAACTGGGCCGTCGAACTGGCTGTCGTTGCTCATAAAACATTCAGTTACGAACGCACCCCCGGCAGTCCCAAACGGATGGTGTGGAAAATGAGCATTGATCTCAGTCGACCGCTTGTGGATTCGATGGGACATCACGATCCGTTGGATGGCCTCATCACCAGTCTCGAACTACAAGCAGAAGCGGGCTTGATTGGCGAACTGAGTGTGGCGCTGAATCAAACAATCCATGATTACGAAAAGATGTGTGCACAAGGAAATTGGGCCACAGAAGATCCTCTCGGAATCGGCGGATTACTTGATTCAGCAATTCGTCTCATGCACACAGGCGTTACGCACAAGCCAGAACTTCAAGAGTTACTGATTCAGTTGTTGAGAGAGACCCGTTTCAGCCTGCAAAGTTATAGCCGGTCAAATCAACTCGACCATTTGGCCGAAAACCGTCTGGCGTTTCGCGAACTCGGACTGTCTATCAGCCTGAGAGGCTTGGAGTTGCTGTCGTCCACTGAAACTCATGATTTAAACACATCTGGACTTATCGCGGACCTACTGGAATACCGGCCCCTTGTGGATCGTATTGAATCATTCTGGATAGAGCCGCTACACCGTCGTGCCAGTACGTGGATTGATCACGGAGATATCAACTGCGTAATGCTGGCGACGAGTCTTGCTCCTGAAAGCTATTACGGGATGTGATGGAGTGTTTTAGAAATACGCTTTCAGAACATACTGCTGGATCATACGTTGTGTGTTAAAAAAAGAACCATTTAGAGCAATCGCGTGGCGCATGATCTCGACGTAACAATCCTGATCGTTATAGAAGGTCGGAATGATGCTCTGTTCCAATTTGGCATAAAGAGAATCCGCATCGGTCTGGTGATTGTTCGATTGTCCGATTGATACACCATCCGAACCGATTGCCCAGCCAGTTATGTTCTCAATGCAACCTTCGATCCACCACCCGTCGAGAATGCTTAATGACGGAATCCCATTGAGTGCCGCTTTCATACCGCTAGTGCCGGATGCTTCTTGCGGAGGTTCCGGTGTGTTCAGCCACAAATCGACGCCAGCCGTTAATAATTGTGCGAGTTCCATGTCGTAATTTGGTAAAAATGCGACAGTCACATCAGGTGCCAATGACCGGCCAGTACGGATGATTTGCTGGATCATCTTTTTACCGTCGATATCTTTAGGATGTGCTTTCCCAGAAAAAATGATTTGAATTCGTCCAATATCTCGTGAAATGCGTCGTAACTGTTCAACATCGTTAAAGATCAGATCAGCTCGCTTATACATCGCAACTCGGCGAGCAAAACCGATTGTGAAAACGTTGGAGTCCAATCCCGCATTCATGTTCTGGTTGACTGACTTGAGAAGACGTCGTTTTGATTTTTGATGCGCATGAGCGACTTCATTTTTCGAAATACTTAAGGCGTACCTCAGACTAAAGTTGTCCTGCTTCCAGTCTGGGATGTAGCGGTCGAACAGCTCAGCGAATTCCTGAGAAACCCAAGTCGCGGCATGGACCCCATTCGTAATCGAGTCAATCTTGTAACGTGCGAACATGTGACGCGAGACTTCCCCATGACGCTTCGCAACTCCATTGATGTAATGGCTCATATTCATCGCGAGAAAGGTCATATTCAGTTTATCTTCGCAGCAGAATACCTCTTTCATCTCATAGACGTCACGTCTTCCCAAAACTCGATTGACGAGGTCCAGGGGAAATTGATCATGTCCCGCTGGTACTGGTGTATGAGTTGTAAACACGCACTTAGCATGCACCGCTTCGATGTCCTCAAGTGTTAGGGTTGGCCTGCCTGAACTTGTAGCCTGCTCATCGAGTAATTCAAGTGTTAAAAGTGCAGAGTGTCCTTCATTCATATGAAACTTATGGATTGCGTCATAGCCCAAGGCTCGCAACATTCGGATACCGCCAATTCCCAAGACAACTTCCTGGCAGAAGCGGTAATGTTCGTCGCCACCATACAGGCGGTTTGTCAGCTTGCGATCCCAATCGGAATTTTCCGGTAAATCGGTATCCAGTAGGAAGACCTGCACTACAAAGCCCCCCTCACCGACCACGTCATACTTCCAGGCGCGAAGCTTCACGGAACGGTTTTCAATGGATACATGAGTCCGCACACCAGTATCGGTGAGGAAATTTTTGCCGACCCAATGGACAGGTTCCTCTGTTTGCCAGTCGGTTGCATCCAGAGTCTGGTAGAAATATCCCTCACGATGGAGCAGTGTGATTGCTACCATGGGAACTTGCAGATCGGCTGCAGATCGAATCGTGTCGCCAGCCAGAATCCCCAGTCCACCGGCATAAGTGGGCATTTCTGGATGAATGGCAATTTCCATCGAGAAGTAGGACACTGATCTGTCTAAATTGTTTGAGTTCATACTGCCACTGGATCCTCTCACAAAATAATTTCACTTAGAATATCAATGGGCTCTCAAATCTGGCAACAGAATATAAACACCATGAGACAGAACGGGTCCCGAGAAATACCTTCTACGATGGGAAGTATAAGCATGCTATCAAACAAGTACATATTGCAAAATATGCATGGAATAGACTTTCAAAGCATCGATGAAATACTTACCTCTCAAGTGATTCATTTTAGAAACACACACTGTCATTTTTTATTATTAATAAAACTCGAGCTTTTTAGGAATATTCT
The sequence above is a segment of the Gimesia algae genome. Coding sequences within it:
- the glgP gene encoding alpha-glucan family phosphorylase, which gives rise to MNSNNLDRSVSYFSMEIAIHPEMPTYAGGLGILAGDTIRSAADLQVPMVAITLLHREGYFYQTLDATDWQTEEPVHWVGKNFLTDTGVRTHVSIENRSVKLRAWKYDVVGEGGFVVQVFLLDTDLPENSDWDRKLTNRLYGGDEHYRFCQEVVLGIGGIRMLRALGYDAIHKFHMNEGHSALLTLELLDEQATSSGRPTLTLEDIEAVHAKCVFTTHTPVPAGHDQFPLDLVNRVLGRRDVYEMKEVFCCEDKLNMTFLAMNMSHYINGVAKRHGEVSRHMFARYKIDSITNGVHAATWVSQEFAELFDRYIPDWKQDNFSLRYALSISKNEVAHAHQKSKRRLLKSVNQNMNAGLDSNVFTIGFARRVAMYKRADLIFNDVEQLRRISRDIGRIQIIFSGKAHPKDIDGKKMIQQIIRTGRSLAPDVTVAFLPNYDMELAQLLTAGVDLWLNTPEPPQEASGTSGMKAALNGIPSLSILDGWWIEGCIENITGWAIGSDGVSIGQSNNHQTDADSLYAKLEQSIIPTFYNDQDCYVEIMRHAIALNGSFFNTQRMIQQYVLKAYF